TTTGAATGTCATCAAAAATGTTCTTACCGCCAGCAGTCTTGATTAAGGACGTCATGTAGTTGTTGGCTGCTGTGAATGGTTTGTCTTCCCCGTTGTCGTACACGAACACTTTAAGTGGCTCGTCCACCTTGCCAATTTTACTAAGCGTTTGGTCCATTTCACTCTTCATTTTGTTGATCAAATCATCAGCTTTGTCTTCCACACGGAAAATGCGTCCAATATTCGTAATGTCTGCAAACACATCGTCGATTGTCGGGCCAGGCATACTAGATGACGTTTGCAGATACGATTTGATGCCGACTTTTTCCAAATCCTGCATCGATCCTACGCCCTTTTCGCCGAATCCGCTTTTCCATCCGGCGTACACGAAGTCTGGGTTCGCTGCCAGCAGCACTTCTTTCGTAGGATACTTATCAGACAGTACCGGAATCTTGTCGTAATCTGCTTTTAACTCTGGAAGGATTTCATCGTCTAGGTAAGCGGTTCCGACCATTTTATCAGCAAGGCCCAATGTCAACATGATTTCGGTGACGTGTTGGTTCAATGTCACAGCACGCTCAGGTGCTGTTGGATAAGTCATTTCGATACCATTATTGGTGAGTGTTACAGCCTTGCCCTCTGCTGCTGGTGCAGCTGTTTGTTCTGTTTTGGCTGGAGCCTGTGTTGTCGTAGTGGAGCCGCATGCCGAAACCAAAAGCATGGCAGCTGTCATGATACCGAAAGCTAGTCCTTTCATTACTGTATGTGATTTGTTTGCCTTAACCATCTGTAATCCCCTTTTCTCTATGTATATGATGGGTTGAACCAAATCCTCCACAAAAAAAGCACCCCCCATTTCTATCGGGAGGTGCATGACAAACGTAGATATAGCTATAAGCAGGCACAAAGGCGCCCTTTCATAGACTGCTTCCACATCTGCCCCATCCTCGTGGGTCGATTTTAAATGATCGCATGGCAGGTCTCCTGGCTTACGGATCAACACACCCAGCTACCTTCCCATTTTTTGTCTCGCAAAAAACAGTGGCTATACGCTAGGCGCTCCTCGTTACAGTGGCGGGACCGCGCCGGTTTCTCACCGGACTTCCCTTTTAAGCTGACGGCATATGCCATCCAGCACCATTCGATACGTATTCAATTTTTACGATTTATTCATTAGTTGATAGAAGTCAGTTTTTTCGGGAACTGCGTGAGAATTTCAACGCCCGTTTCCGTAACCAATACATCATCTTCAATCCGCACTCCGCCTACACCTGGCAGATAGATGCCCGGCTCGATCGTAAAGACCATCCCTGGACGAAGCACTTCTTGGTTCTGGCTGTGAACAGACGGATATTCATGTACATCCATCCCAAGTCCATGCCCCAGACGGTGCATGAAGTATTCTCCGTAGCCTTTTGCAGTGATGACATCGCGAGCGGTTTTATCCAAATGCGCAAAGGTCACACCCGGACGAATCTCAGCAATTGCCGCTTCGTTGGCAGCCAATACTGTCTCGTAAATTTCTTGAAGCTGGGCACTGATCTCGCCTACAGCAAAGGTACGGGTAATATCGGATACATATCCGTTCGCTGCTACTCCAATATCAAACAAAAGCAAGTCGCCTTCTTGCACCTGGCGCGTTCCTGGTTTCCCGTGTGGCAGTGCCGACTTCTCCCCTGCCAATACCATGGACGTGAAGGATGGACCTTCCGCACCCAAGCGCTTCATCTGGAATTCCAGCTCAGCTACGATTTCCGTCTCGGTCATGCCTGTCTTGACTTTTTTCAGGGTCTCCCGCAAGGAATCCTCGACCAACTGAACAGCATGCTTCAGACGATCCACTTCATCCGCGGATTTGATCAAACGCATTTCACGCAGTGGCTCTTCCACGTCCACATAGCTCGACGCCAGAACAACTTGTCCAAGTGCTTCATAGCGCTCGACAGTCATATGACTTTTCTCAATACCGAGCTTCGTCAAATTCGCTGGTAACACTTGCTTGAGGATTTCATACGGGTTTTGGATATCCGTATGTGTATGGATATCTTGAACGAACGAAGCCTCTGCCGCTGCCTCACGATCAAGAGCAGGTACAATTAAAGAAGGTTTTCCCTCAGCAGGAATAACGAGACCCATAAAACGTTCATGCGGGTCTGTAAAAAATCCGGTCAAATAGTAGACGTGCTTGGGAGAGGTAATCAACACCGCGTTCAGCTCTTGCTCTGTCAAAAACGTGTGGAGCTTCGAAATGCGCTCTTGAAACAACTTCTTCACCCTGCTTTCACCAATTATTCTATTGCGAGAATACCACTTCCCCATCAAAAAAAGAAGACTGCAATTGAAAAATCTACTTCGTATCGGACAACCTAAGGGTGGGGTGAAAACGAAAATGGAACAAATACTCGTTCATCAGGATGGCAAGCAGTTTGCTTTTCACATATCGGGAAAAGGCAAGCCGTTATTGTGTATCCATGCGCCATGCATCGGCTCTATCAATTTTGTTTATCAGCAAACACTCGCAGATACATATCAGCTCATTGTCCCTGATTTGCCCGGACATGGCGACAGTTCTCCGATGGAGAAGCCCTTTTCCATTGAGGAGCTGGCAGAACAGCTCCATAAGCTTGTCCGGTCCCTCGGCATTGAACGTCCCTTTATTTTGGGGTACTCCCAAGGTGCTTCTATCGCCCTTGAATATTGTCTTCGATATCCTGATCATGCACAAGGCGGTATACTCGTGAGCGGTTTTTCTGAAGTGAATGACCTGTATTTACATGGACGATTTTGGATGGGGCAGGCGTTGTCGATGCTTCACG
This genomic stretch from Brevibacillus sp. DP1.3A harbors:
- a CDS encoding alpha/beta fold hydrolase, which gives rise to MEQILVHQDGKQFAFHISGKGKPLLCIHAPCIGSINFVYQQTLADTYQLIVPDLPGHGDSSPMEKPFSIEELAEQLHKLVRSLGIERPFILGYSQGASIALEYCLRYPDHAQGGILVSGFSEVNDLYLHGRFWMGQALSMLHGVPLLARSIASSHVDDPEMREKWTAHASKTDPNSLKYLYAAGHRYQCTERLGNIQLPILLAYGKQDQRMHHYAQMLTMKLPKTKLEMIPNVKHQVITKAAPVFNQLCRTFMEEG
- a CDS encoding ABC transporter substrate-binding protein, with the translated sequence MVKANKSHTVMKGLAFGIMTAAMLLVSACGSTTTTQAPAKTEQTAAPAAEGKAVTLTNNGIEMTYPTAPERAVTLNQHVTEIMLTLGLADKMVGTAYLDDEILPELKADYDKIPVLSDKYPTKEVLLAANPDFVYAGWKSGFGEKGVGSMQDLEKVGIKSYLQTSSSMPGPTIDDVFADITNIGRIFRVEDKADDLINKMKSEMDQTLSKIGKVDEPLKVFVYDNGEDKPFTAANNYMTSLIKTAGGKNIFDDIQKGWAEVSWEQVVSRNPDVIIIVDYGDRTVEQKRNFLLTKKELADIPAIKNQRLMVLPLSAASEGVRAPIALKILAEGLYPDKFK
- a CDS encoding Xaa-Pro peptidase family protein codes for the protein MFQERISKLHTFLTEQELNAVLITSPKHVYYLTGFFTDPHERFMGLVIPAEGKPSLIVPALDREAAAEASFVQDIHTHTDIQNPYEILKQVLPANLTKLGIEKSHMTVERYEALGQVVLASSYVDVEEPLREMRLIKSADEVDRLKHAVQLVEDSLRETLKKVKTGMTETEIVAELEFQMKRLGAEGPSFTSMVLAGEKSALPHGKPGTRQVQEGDLLLFDIGVAANGYVSDITRTFAVGEISAQLQEIYETVLAANEAAIAEIRPGVTFAHLDKTARDVITAKGYGEYFMHRLGHGLGMDVHEYPSVHSQNQEVLRPGMVFTIEPGIYLPGVGGVRIEDDVLVTETGVEILTQFPKKLTSIN